Below is a genomic region from Tripterygium wilfordii isolate XIE 37 chromosome 12, ASM1340144v1, whole genome shotgun sequence.
TGGTTTTAATAGCCATCCGGTCTTTTAAGATGGATAGAAACAGAGCTGCAAACTACCTGAGACCACATGCAACAGAGAGTGAATTTAAGGCTGTCAAGTACTCTtcttcaaattcaaagaaagaagaaaaatacttTTAGAGTAAAATTGAGCGTTCGGTTAAATAGTTGATCTGGAATACAGCCATTAACTGCATCTTTACTCTCTTTTAACTTCAAACCCATACATTAATATTCCCTCAACCACATTGGAAACTTTCAACCTAATTTAGCTTTACTTAAAGTTTATATAGGATAAATAGTTTTCACCCCATTTTACACAGGTATCATTTAATATTGATTGTAGTTGTTATTATGGATATATCAAGATTGCTAGAAATTCAAAAATCGTTAATCATAGGGTTAAAAATTAGTCTTCgttaagttattttttaaagtcAAATCCTACTGAAAGTTTCAGGAACAGAATACATTAGGCAGCTAATCCTTACCTAATTGGGATTGCCTAGAGTCTATAATCACACATGTTGGCAAATTATTCTAGAAGGGTGAACAAAGAAAAGTTTTGAGACAAATCCTCAGCAATGCACCTACCTTGATTTTGGGATGGAAgagtttcttttttcctttttcttttcttcttctattatTCAACAATTTGAAGAACTGAATATCTAAATTCTGCTCATCAAACAATAACTTCTTGTTTTCAGAAACTCACTGCATCCCACACCAAATTTTAACCCTGATAGTGAAATTTTTAGGTGTCCTGTACTATCCACAGACAAATAATACATATCGAATTTCCAATTGCTTGTTTTACTTCATCACCAATCCTAGCCTAACCTTTCATCCAATAGAAAGCCTAAACATCCAACACTAAGCTAATTCTTTGAAAGACCAAAGTTTGCCATCAAGAATATTTGGGAAGATAATCCATgattttgaataaaattttgaaaaatataagaTGCATCTCCAAGTACCATCgagatttcttttttattttccttctaaATCATAAGATTGTCAAGAATCAAATCAATAATCAATAAGAATGAGAACATAGTTATTTGCAGACTTAACATCAAGAAGACCACATGTACGTCatctaaaattttcttctgcACATAATGGCGCTTTCAGTAGTTGAAATGCGAAGCTAAAACAGATTAAAAAGGAACATATCATCCATGTCATGTATCAATCGTTGAAAGCAGAAAAAGAAAGTAGTTGATGCAGAAGCTTACACGGCGAACATCGTAGTGTCTCTTCTCAATAAGATTGTATATGTTACCGTCGTGAAAGTGCAGATTCTCCATCGACACGATATTCAACAAACCCTAACTCGATTAATCTGATAACGAAAGATGATCGGTGATCGAAGTATCTGTTTGGATCGCCGGATGAGAGCCTTTCGTAGTTCGTGATGAAAATATAGCATGGGCGGGTTCACTTGTTCCCAGTCGAATTTCTTCTACACTACTCTTCGGAACGAAGAAACCagattattaaaaataataaaaatataaattggtgGTGTGAGACTGTAAGTGAAGGTGCAGAGTTTTGGATTGTAGTATAGCATTTGAGCACCGTTGATCTTTTGTGCAACCGAAAACATGATTTTGGCCTTTTCGGATATTAATAAGGTTAGGCAATACCATGAGATGCGTATGAGTGAGCATACCCTATATAACCTATCATATTGCGAGGAAACCGAAAACCCACTCGCGTTGAGCGTATAAATTGGGCTGAAAGGACTTCAGCCGGCCCAGGCCTTATCTTCTTCTGTGGGGCAGTTGTTGCGAGTAGTACAATAATTGGTTTCCCAAATAGGTACTGGGCCTATGGTCTATGGGCCATAGCCCAATCATACTCCCATTTATACCCTTAATGCAATATGGTCCTACTCGTTTTATGGGCCTAACGCAGGACCACTCCAGCACAAGCGACCTTTCAATTGCAAGATCCTTTGAGTGATGTTGATCTCTTCATGGAATATGAAAAAGTTGTGGCGAATCCTCCCTTGGTAACTAAAGATATGTAGCTCAATCCAAGTTCAACAAACTGTTAGTCCAGCGAAAGTAAAGTTATTCTTGCACCAAAAAGGAAGTACTACTGTGAGTTTGTGACTCATCTACATCATTGGTGGAATATATTCTCAAATGGACctacaattatttttttgataactgaAAATAACACTATATAGATTTACCCTTTAAACATCTAATATAGATCTAAAATTATACCGTCAAGTCCGCAAATTTTCCATACGCATAGCCAGTACTATAACATATCATTCATGTAATACATGCCCTGTTAAGTTTTAATCAACCAAACATGACCACAAATTGGCAATAATTCACAtgatcccttgattgatgtaaatataaATATCCACATAATATATCTTTTACCattgagatccctatcacttctgtgtATTCAGAGTATcattttttctttggaaaaacGTGTGCAACTCCGAATCACGAGCTGTGTCTTTTGACTCCCAAATAATTCAACTTCGTAGTCCCCTGAAAAGCAATCATCTCCATAGAGAAGAGAGATTCAAGCACAGAACAATGGACAGACAACAACGCGTCTGTCTCATGCCATAAATGCAGGCAGGGGACGTAGCTACACAAACATCAAGACAAACAATAAAGCCAAACCCACAGGTTCTCAACATCAAACAATTAGTCACAACCCACAAGTACCCAACAAGACCCAGAAGATATCATATAACACACACAACATAAAGTTCTTACATAATAGAATAAAATACAAAGGTGGGAGAGACTTTAGACCATTGGTGACTTAAAGGCCCCATTGGCAAATTGCATGCCAGGATGAAGAAAGAGTCTTTACTTGTGCGGTTGAGCTAACATCAACATCACAAAAAGAAGACTCCCACAAAGGATAATAAAACATGACAAGATTGGAGACATAAAAGCAGTAGAAAGTGAGTGAAAGTTGGGTCCCAAAAGCACAAAGGAGCACAAGGGGCGTGCATTCATCTTCCATCAGGGGGGTCCCTCTTGAATAACCAGTCATCTCATTCACATAACCACTTCTAGTGCCAAGGTATGAGTTCTACTCTCTCTCTTAATCCCAATACAAAGCGCTTGATGATGATTCACGTACCGTTATTGTGGACATATAATATACCGCACTCACTCCTTTGTAGATGTTAGAAAAAGGTTTCACCACCCAAAGTTGCTGATTTCCAACTCCATTCAATAGACTTCAGCAGAAATTCAAGCTCTCTCCCTCTCTACAATTTCCAATCTTCACAAAAGTCGCTAGAAACTCCTAGGCTTGCGCAAATCCACACCTAACTTATTCTGCATACTCGTCTATGAGTTACTGGGGACAGAAAATCAACTGCATATACCACAAACGAACCACTTAAACCAAAGAGTTGTTGGCAACTCATATAGTATCAAGTCCTAAGGATGTGGCTTTGCGCTTCAAGGTTTCCAGGTACCGAATAGCCTCATCAAGAACCATGATTGCATCCTTGCCCTTACTACCTGGAACGATGCTTTGCAGAATGTCCACAATCTCTGTAAGTTTCTCCTTTCTCATCCTCTTGTTGACTGGTGAAAAAGTGTCATCAGAAGAACCAGAATTCCAGACATTGGCACAACTCGATTGTGCATCATCATCGTACTCGGAACAGCATCGCTTAGCTTTAACAGAATCGGCAGTGTCCAGCAGTATTGCTACATTGTCATCCCCTCCATCAAAAAGTCGTCGCTTTTTGGTCAATCCCATGGAGCTAGCAACCTCTTCTGCACTGCTCTCAAAACAATCTTGCATATCATGCACAATCATCGTACTGGGTGAATGCCCAGTGCTAGTAACTTCATCCTCCTCAGTACAGTCACTGTCATCATCAGAGTAGAGCAATGCATTGAGTTCTTCTGTGTCTTCATGCATCTCACTATCAGTATCAGTTACCTTGTTTACACCAACTTCATCAGTCAAAATTGGTGCGGAATGAAATTTTGGAATTTCCTTTGCCCCAGGGTCTTGCACAGTCAAATTACAAACAACAGATGGTTTCGGAGACCTTGAAGTTAGACACTGAACTGGAGTTTCAATACCAGAACTGAAGATCAAAGTTGTTTGGTCTCCTGATTGATCAACAACGAGGAACTTCTTCTCACCCCTTACAGATCCTGCCTTAGATGTGGTTTCCTCACCACAATCATCAGAAGCGATAGAAGAGAGCTTCTCTTTAAGAACCGAGTTTGTGGGCATAAAATCCCGTCGGAAACTGGGCAGACAATAGAACCAAGCATGAGGTTCCATTGCATGACCACCCGGTGAGTCAGACAACTGAGGAAACAGGTACTCCGGCATTTTCAAATTAGCAGAAACCATATGTATGTCAGGGTTCATGAATGAGGGAGCAGTTTGCTGCAGCAAGTGAAGTGGAGTACTCCAAGAATTCAAATAGGGTGATTGCGAATCAAATGGTTGCTGCAGAAACGAAGATCCACAGTTTTCACCCATTCAACAAATACAAATCACCTACAACTAAAAAGTAAATAGCACTTGTacacaaggctcctgcagtgggTGGGCTCCGGACAAGCAAGACGTACGCAGACCTTCAGGGCAAGCAAATCCCTGGAACAGTATCAAAAGAACGCAGGATGTTCGCGGAGTCCCTGTTTtctaccccacataatatgcgaAAAtactgtttccaagaattgaaccacCACCTAGAAAAGGTGAGCAAAACAATTTACATTTTGGTAAACAAATATTATGATTGAAAATTTACATTCGCACAGACAAGAAATAATGAACATACCAGATGACGGGAACCTGTGACACTGGAACTTTATGTTCACTCTCTCTTGgtaatgaagaaaaaaactACAATCTCAGCTTAATTCAAATACTAGAGTGCAAAACTAATCTACGTAACAGGTTTCAGTAAATGACGGAAATATTCAGCCTgcagaaaaaccaagaaaacgtgaaaacattAGACTAACTATCTCAACCAGAATcactaaaacacaaaaataagtaATCCTTTCTTTTCGCACATGAAATATAGAATTTTAGACAATTATGGGCATTTAGTTCTAACAATAAAAGGTTGAAAAAGTAAAAGATTAACTTCTACTAACCTGGCAATTTCCGAGTGGTTGAAAGCATGCTATAACTCTAACTACAATTTTTGCACTCCCACCAATCCCATTCTCGTATTTCAATGCCCGGAAATTTGTTTGACCCGCTGCTTGGCACACCATAACTACTACCCAGCCCTTCAATGTTCTTTAAACAACCACGCAATCGTTGAGCAGAACAAAAAGTGATGCCCAATTCGTTGACAGAACAAGATCAATTGAACTACCaagaaaaatgacaaatatACTACAAAGTGAAGAATTTGGAAGAAGGTGAAACACTATTCTTAAGAATACGAGAAGGGTCAGGCTACTATTCAACTAATCTGGCGCACATAGCAGGGAACAACAATGAAGAAAGTGGATCCCATGGAAAATGATGGGGAAATGCAAGATAGAAATTCAGAGGTTTGGATAGAAAATATTAATTACAGGATAACTCTGCAGTAAGGGTTCAAAGAGAAGCCTTTCCTAAACACATCAACAGAATGACTCAAAATCCACCGCATGCTGTTTCCCACTGCGGACAGATGGCCAGACTGTACCTTGCACGAAATTCCTATTCAAGAACCCTGCAAATTTTTCCGTATTAAATATGAATCTCGTGGggcaaaataaaatgaaatatattCCATTTCAAGAATCAGAAATTCATTTCAACTGTAACAGAGATCTCGGGCAGCTAACAACAAACATGAAAACATTTACACTCGACTGCAATCCATGACACTGAGCTTCATCTTCGGAAATATAAGAACAACGACTGCCAAATTCAACATTTGCCGCATATTGCCTCGAGCGGATATTCCATTACAGCAATCAAACAACACTTTAACAAGAAACATAGCACAAAAGAGCAGACCAGTACGACCTGTACATTTCTAAGGCAATAAAGCTGTTCCAGTCAGATTTACGAGTGTTTATACACACAGCAAACATAATACCCTGGAATTTCACTAAAAATTAAAGCAAATCGAAAAATAATTTGAAACGCTTCAAGCaagcaaaacaagcaacgaATATGACATTCTAGCTGAATAATCACACCTGATTCAGTGATTCCCAAACCAAAACATAAAACCGGAGCTCAATCACAGTCGTACACTAAAATACACTTCATTAAGGTGATTGAAGACAAAACAACCGCGAAGAAAGGAAAACTTACAATGAAAACAGGCTCGTGGAGAACCAAATTCCACTGGAGACCAACTCAATCCTAGATTGCAGCTTCGAAAAAACAGATCGGGCGTACAGAGCACGGAAAGGGCGATTTGAGAGACAGATTGATGGAGAAGAGAAGCAGGTGTAGGCGTGTGGCAAAAGCTGAAATGTGTGGAAATGCACGGAAGCTAAGATTATATAGAAACGGAATTGACTGAAATGTCCCCGTTTGTGGAATCAAAAGACATGCCCAAcaccaataataataaataaataaatataaacaataaaGGAAAGAGTCCCATACGTGCGTGCGTGAGGAGTGCACGCAAGGTATAAGTGTACAATGATGAAACACTGTAACAAACCCCCCCTTCgtttttcttttccctctctTCCCGTGTCTGGGTCTGGTGAATAAGGAGATGAAGACTTTTTGACTTGGGAGAAATTGGGTTCGACTTGGATAGATTTACAGTATTTGCAGGCCTAAATACAGTATGATATTGTCCGTTCTGAGATAAGACCCGCACGAATTTGTTCTTTCAAACTCAATGTCCTCGCTTAGGTTCAGAAAATCTATCTTCATGTGTTAGGTTGTTGGTTCTCCTTGTGACTTTATCTATTATCGTTTCTCGTTCATTCTCCTCAATGTGAGATCTTATCATTCCACCCCTCTCGATGAATCTGCACGTCCTCAAGACATAGCCATATAGCCTTGTCATTCTCCAACAATTGGTTTTCTCGCCTTCTCTTACGGCATGACCTTTATGGATAGTGCCCCACAGTCTGTCTGCCACTAACCCAACTAATAACCCACAACCATTTGCTAGAGTTCTAGCAATGAAAGCACCAACGTTTTCACTTAGGCTCGAAAGACCAATAGTAATGTGTGAGGTTATGGGTTGTGTTTATCTATTATTATATATTCACACCTCTATATATGTCaaaaatattgtccgctttaggttTATTGATTCCTGTTAATACATCGAGTACAAACGACTTTGTTCCTTTTGAACCTAGTTACTACAGGCCCAAGCCTAACTCGCTGAGCCAAAGAAAAAAGGTTTTGTTATATATGGAAAAATGTAAGGGATTAAATTTACCCATATATATCACTTGATTGACTATAAACTATTCTAATAGACGTGGGACTTTGTTCTTAACTTCTATTGCCACCCCTCCCCATTCTCCAATTGGGATCTTATTATCGGGTTCCCGCTCAGGTCAGGATTCCGGTTATTGTTCATTTAACGATCGGGTTCCAACCAGACCATAGACCACGGTTAGTTAGTTTATCGGTGGGCATGGATTTCGGGTTCCCGCTCGGGTCAGAAAAGATGAATTacatgacattaaaaaaaagaaaaagggatggTATCCTATGCAAAACATGAACACCAATAATTTGTTCCTTGACCGTTCAAACCACGAATCATACCAAGGTTTTGAAAAGGGTCCCACTGATCATAACTCTGGGTACATCATACTCATCAAGATCCCACACTCCCACTCTTACGTGAATGCATATGTATGCATGTTATGAAATATCTCCCATCAATGAATGGCCCAACTAAACTAGCTAAGGTTAGTGtgtgtttgattaattaaaaggTTAATCTCATTTAATCATTGTATTATTGCCCTTTATATATTCTAGGCTTTTCCATTTTGACAAGTTGTTGCAAGGAACTTTAATCCCTTGGAATTAATATTATtcataaatatgaatatatgcTTATATATTTGATGTATTTGaattcaacaaatttttttttaccgagaatattatataagtttatcatTTGAACATATGATATAAGCCTAAACTTTGACTGTCAAGTTTGCGCGCACAGAAATTTCTCACATGACGATAAGGGGGACAAAGTCTAGCATAGAGAGATTCATAAACTAAATTATCACTTAAGTGGTTAATAAAAATTAACACTAAAAGAATTATCACCCAATACAATTTTCTAATAAAAATGCTAATTCCAACAAATAATCAATTAAAGCATATAAAAGAAATTGATTAATTCACTGAAAACAAATTTGGCAATTGTTCAATAGataataattcaaaatataTTAACAGACTTTTAAAGTAGAACATATACATGGAAACAAACACGTCCTAAATGTTCCTTTTTTGTTCTTATCCATTATTGTCTTAGAATAATCAGAGCATGCGCTATAGGTAactttaattaatcaaataaaaataaggctGTGTTTGCCAAGTATGGTTGGgcccaaaaaagaaataattataaattaggGCAAACCCCATGATTTAATCACCTGAACACAGATCTTACGCACAGAGTAGAAGATCTGATGcccaaaaatttaaattaaattataattaattaataccaaaataaatttaaaaaattgtatatatatttttatgccGTCTTGTTTGGGGTGGAGGGTACAATGACCAATCCCATTGAGTCTACGCTTTTGGTAGAACCAACACAGAGTATTCCACCACAAGCATATATATagtcacctttttctttttcttttgagttATTTTATTAATCTTTAGCACTATTTGTTTAGGAAAAAGTAGTGACAAATGATCCAATAAAGCCTTGAGAAATTATATGAGGAGGGTGCACGTATGTGTAAATGTATTTTGCGTTGACGAACTTTAACCCATCATGTGTTAGCCTAGTTGTGaacatagtttttaaaccttGACTGGCCCATCGGTCGGACTGTGAAACTCGTAAATCGGCTGccttcataatttttttctagAAAAAGACCGCTTGTGCATTAACCCGCGTCAAACCATGGGTTAATCGGAAAAATCCGACAACCCGTGACCTGACAGGTTAAAAGAAAACTCGTATGAGCTGTAAAatgatttaaaaataaagaatattttatttttgttaatgaaattggattttgtgtttggtttatgaattgtttatatgattttcttattgctatagaatttaataaatttttgtAGACAAATTTAGGTTGAATTGTACAGGTATGCTCCTCTAACttgctatatagtatataactattaaattataaatatttattatgtaTTAAAAACCCGCAGTTCAACCTCCATCGTAACGGTTGAACCTCAAAACGCTTGACCCTTCAGCCTTGTTTGGGTtgagtttaaaaactatggttgTGAATCTCTCTGAGTTCAAACTATATGAATTCAGAAGGTCTCAAGTTCGATTTCCACTAGGAGCAATACTCTTATGGCCATGCACTAAGTTTTGGCCTAACTTATATTAttgtcaagtgagaaactttTATATGTGCGGGTTTGACGGTCCGAATTTAAATctatatcaaatattcaaaggaCAAATATGTATAGTATCAttatcggttataaaaaaaaaataaaaaaatgagcaAACTTACTACTTTTTTATTgattccaatatatatatatatataccagcTCAAGGTTAGTAGTTTCTCCACCAAATAAGGAAAATATATGTGGTTGATTCTGTGTAACCCACCAATGCTTAATATTCATTCACCAATATATACTCACTAGTAGAGGTTCAAATTCACTTGGTAGTGGAGAATCCATATTCCATAATTGGAGAGAGTGATATGCCTAATTAATAAATCTTGATTTAGCTTGaaattctttttatattttgatacTTAAAGGTGAAATTGGGTTTGCATTTTGTGGTGAAATCCTTTTCTTTCCACAATtcgaaaataaaattatgtatCATAAACGACGGTCTAAAAGAACAAAGTCATGCGGATTCAAactcaaaacgaacaatattgatttgtactACTTGAGGTCGATTTTCCAACAATATGTATGAAGATGTGACACATATGATCAGAATCAATACTTTTCTTCCTAAAAAAAGatcaatatttttctttctctttcttgaaagagaaagtgagagacagcaaaagaaattttccttttaacatgtacatgtatatatctatataaagtTGACATAAATATGAATTTGGTGGGGAAGAGTGGGACATGATACCATGAAGAACCCATTTGGTTGAGGATTCTCCAACAAAACCCTCCACGCTTGGAAAGCTAAAAAAACAATaccatctccaccaccaccatcaccccATCCATGGTTGGGCACTAAAAGAGATTaaaatgcatgtatatatgcttTTATATATTACCCACAAACCCAATATAAAGTTAAGACCAAAAGTTCAGAGGAATCCATGCCcccaaaaaaatgtaattacaaATATTATGCATATGTTATTATTTAACACACACTACACGTCTACACCCACTACTATGTTAGACTTTTCTCTCACTCTAGCTACTACTTTGTATATATTCACCACGTTAGAAAGTGTCAACCCCTCAATTTTAGAAGACTTTGATGGTTAGAATGACAATATCTCATATCACTCGTTTGGAGAGTACTtagtgatgtggtttataagtcaAGCACAACATCTCAACACCTAAGAGCCCTTTTAATAAGAGCAAAGCCGTACGAGTTTTAAgcccaaaacgaacaatactTCACGGGTTTGTATACCAAACTTCGATCTCACATCTTTATTCTACTTCTCCTTACTTTCTCCAAATTATAACATTGAATTACATCATCAAACACGTGCAATGCCCAAAGCTTATGATTTCTAATGCTATATATCCAAGTATACATGGTAACCAAAATTTGGGAcgacttctttcttcttttcttttttctttttgatcttTTTCATGTTTGATGTTGACGAGGATGCCTATTTTaatgttcttttcttttgttgggtAGGATTGGCACCACCATATTAGGGCAGTGATGGAACACTCGAATGTTTTATTGGGTGGGTAGTGAGTTGTTGCACCATCATGTCCCTTGT
It encodes:
- the LOC120010832 gene encoding transcription factor bHLH145-like, which codes for MGENCGSSFLQQPFDSQSPYLNSWSTPLHLLQQTAPSFMNPDIHMVSANLKMPEYLFPQLSDSPGGHAMEPHAWFYCLPSFRRDFMPTNSVLKEKLSSIASDDCGEETTSKAGSVRGEKKFLVVDQSGDQTTLIFSSGIETPVQCLTSRSPKPSVVCNLTVQDPGAKEIPKFHSAPILTDEVGVNKVTDTDSEMHEDTEELNALLYSDDDSDCTEEDEVTSTGHSPSTMIVHDMQDCFESSAEEVASSMGLTKKRRLFDGGDDNVAILLDTADSVKAKRCCSEYDDDAQSSCANVWNSGSSDDTFSPVNKRMRKEKLTEIVDILQSIVPGSKGKDAIMVLDEAIRYLETLKRKATSLGLDTI